In Naumovozyma dairenensis CBS 421 chromosome 2, complete genome, the following are encoded in one genomic region:
- the BCP1 gene encoding protein-transporting protein BCP1 (similar to Saccharomyces cerevisiae BCP1 (YDR361C); ancestral locus Anc_5.418), which yields MVQPIKLSEIVSSRKRRNSANDKANNGTDSESEIDISSTDDEAEENNKVDDEEEIVNIDFDFYNGNPDVDFHAMKNLSRQLLGPQESNKIQLSNLADLILKSPTTTIKTDGTESDPYCFLSFIDYKENKDSDYAKYLHSKIDSKLTMFFNNIDNSSNKTCSLVMSERLINMPPEVVPPLYKITLEDVTTALGDDKHYDFYVIVSRKYEVNFDMDNDDTETRKDRTISNDRSKKRVKNDEVDYFHEEDRFFEKHAKVHFESESRKGIISSYMVMDHDGLVKSISELEQEIATW from the coding sequence ATGGTGCAACCAATAAAGTTAAGTGAGATTGTTTCCAGTAGGAAAAGACGTAATTCCGCAAACGATAAGGCAAACAATGGTACTGATTCGGAATCTGAAATTGATATCAGTAGTACAGACGATGAAGcagaagaaaataacaaagtggatgatgaagaagaaattgtgAATATTGATTTCGATTTCTATAATGGTAACCCTGACGTTGATTTCCATGCTATGAAGAATCTTTCACGTCAATTATTAGGGCCTCAAGAAAGTAATAAGATTCAATTGAGTAATTTGGctgatttgattttgaaatctcCTACAACGACTATCAAAACTGATGGTACTGAATCTGATCCATATTGTTTCTTATCTTTCATTGACTATAAGGAGAACAAAGATAGTGATTATGCGAAATATTTACATAGCAAGATTGATTCCAAACTGACTatgtttttcaataatattgataattcttcGAATAAGACGTGTTCCCTGGTGATGAGCGAACGTTTGATTAATATGCCACCAGAAGTGGTACCTCCATTATACAAGATTACATTAGAAGATGTCACGACTGCCCTTGGAGATGATAAACATTACGATTTCTATGTTATTGTTAGCAGGAAATATGAAGTAAATTTTGACAtggataatgatgatactgAGACACGTAAAGATCGTACTATTAGTAATGATAGATCAAAAAAGAGAGTCAAGAACGATGAAGTTGATTATTTCCATGAAGAAGATCGATTTTTCGAAAAACATGCAAAGGTTCATTTCGAATCTGAATCACGTAAGGGTATAATTAGTTCTTATATGGTGATGGATCATGATGGGTTGGTTAAGAGTATTTCTGAACTAGAACAAGAAATCGCGACATGGTAA
- the UBA4 gene encoding Uba4p (similar to Saccharomyces cerevisiae UBA4 (YHR111W); ancestral locus Anc_5.421), with protein MSDQELLAQIRALKLENEALKVRLSNTPLPPSPNPLSLEEYNRYGRQMIVDMPSPIESGLPAQLKLKSAKILIIGAGGLGSPALLYLAGAGVGTIGIVDNDIVDTSNLHRQIIHDSHRVNMLKCESAKLSIQNLNPNVNVVTYPTRLTHSNAFEIFEGYDLILDCTDTPLTRYLISDVAVKLGITVVSGSGVGTEAQLTILNFMNMGPCYRCFFPVPPPPTSVASCSEGGVIGPCIGVMGVMMAVEAIKFIVGAYTVENFEPYLVLYSGFPGTSSGQSMRTFKMRRRQKNCACCSNEPSITKESIESGSINYELFCGSRNYNVCQADERISVHEFDSAFSPRDTERAVKENLIMLDVRPNHHYNISHLPDTVNIPLKVLKNMNGSMELLQEVIPTVNTESEVIVLCRYGNDSQLATRLLKDEFKIGNVKDVKGGFFKYIDELDTTIPKY; from the coding sequence ATGTCTGACCAAGAGTTATTGGCTCAAATAAGGGCAttaaaattggaaaatgaaGCATTAAAAGTACGTCTTTCCAACACTCCTCTCCCACCTTCTCCAAATCCTTTATCGCTAGAGGAATATAATCGTTATGGAAGACAAATGATTGTAGATATGCCTTCTCCAATCGAATCCGGCCTTCCAGCGCAActaaaattgaaatctgCCAAAATACTAATAATTGGTGCAGGTGGATTAGGATCACCCgctttattatatttagcTGGTGCAGGTGTAGGGACCATTGGTATAGTGGATAATGATATCGTAGATACATCAAATTTACATCGTCAAATTATTCATGATTCTCATAGAGTTAATATGTTAAAATGTGAATCTGCAAAATTATCTAtacaaaatttgaatcCTAACGTCAATGTGGTAACTTATCCAACAAGATTGACTCATTCAAATGCATTCGAAATATTCGAAGGATATGACTTGATTTTAGATTGTACTGATACTCCTTTAACTAGATATTTAATTAGTGATGTTGCTGTGAAATTAGGAATCACTGTGGTGTCCGGATCAGGTGTCGGTACTGAGGCACAATTGAcgattttgaatttcatGAATATGGGTCCATGTTACAGATGTTTTTTCCCTGTTCCACCACCACCTACTTCAGTTGCATCATGTTCTGAAGGGGGTGTCATAGGACCTTGTATTGGTGTTATGGGTGTCATGATGGCTGTAGAGGCTATCAAGTTTATTGTCGGTGCCTACACAGTAGAAAATTTTGAACCTTACTTAGTGCTTTATTCAGGATTCCCAGGGACCTCTTCTGGTCAATCTATGAGAACCTTCAAAATGAGAAGAAGACAGAAAAATTGTGCATGCTGCAGTAATGAACCAAGTATTACAAAAGAATCCATTGAAAGTGGTTCCATTAattatgaattattttgtgGGTCTAGAAATTACAATGTTTGTCAAGCCGATGAAAGGATTTCTGTACATGAGTTTGATTCTGCCTTTTCACCGAGAGATACTGAAAGGGCAGTCAAGGAAAATCTAATAATGTTAGATGTAAGACCAAACCACcattataatatttctcaTCTACCTGATACAGTGAATATCCCGTTAaaagtattgaaaaatatgaatggTTCAATGGAACTGTTACAAGAGGTCATTCCAACAGTTAATACAGAAAGTGAAGTTATAGTTCTTTGTCGGTATGGTAATGATTCTCAGCTTGCAACGCGTTTACTAAAGGACGAGttcaaaattggaaatgTTAAAGATGTTAAGGGCGGTTTTTTTAAGTATATTGATGAGCTTGATACAACAATACCCAAATATTAG
- the CNL1 gene encoding Cnl1p (similar to Saccharomyces cerevisiae YDR357C; ancestral locus Anc_5.415), with the protein MSVDLTPGAADSKLEEDPLGIDKLSIDFDYLLYKIHGYVETIQLQTIDICHNQYTLIDEGIIEGVIDRNIQEFKKLLEKCNELENHFDMLDQIEMITKTFSERLTDLVTEYRQIKQSRS; encoded by the coding sequence ATGTCTGTAGATTTGACTCCAGGGGCTGCAGACTCGAAGTTAGAGGAGGACCCATTGGGAATCGACAAGTTGAGCattgattttgattatttgCTTTACAAGATCCATGGTTACGTGGAAACAATTCAGTTACAAACCATTGATATTTGTCATAATCAATATACTTTGATTGATGAAGGAATTATAGAAGGTGTAATCGACAGAAATATACAGGAATTCAAGAAGTTGTTGGAAAAATGcaatgaattggaaaacCACTTCGATATGTTAGATCAAATCGAAATGATCACGAAAACTTTCAGCGAAAGATTGACGGATTTGGTGACAGAATACAGGCAAATAAAACAATCGCGATCGTAA
- the GGA1 gene encoding ubiquitin-binding protein (similar to Saccharomyces cerevisiae GGA1 (YDR358W) and GGA2 (YHR108W); ancestral locus Anc_5.416) translates to MSSGIYLSDTPIRRAQASGSPLLRKIQRACRMSLPEPDLALNLDVADYINEKQGAAPRDAAIAIVNLINNRDVHTAIFALALLDVLVKNCGYPFHLQISRKEFLNELVKRFPEHPPMRYSKVHRLVLTAIEEWYQTICKHSSYKEDLGYIRDMRRLLKYKGYAFPKIQAEDLAVMRETDQLKTPSEIQKEQEIAQAAKLEELIRRGKPEDLREANKLMKIMAGFKEDNARNAKQTIQTELNKLKRKADLFNEMMSTSASPDVSNETIEELFSALKGAQPKFQKIIEEEHDDDALVQDLLKFNDTVNQLLEKYSLLKIGNSSAASQIHPVAISNTASDQQTNSGALAHEINLLDFGDDNDNATNSGSPAVQTNAINNNTNSAPVDDLLGDLNDLTISTPAPSQNFGVGGSISLGGPSQPTTSTTPANANSLDLLGELSTTTSNTTTTTNNANANSLDLFGDSTTISQQAQSTRILVHQSSTVKIEFELSRETNTTIKLKSYFSNTSTSNLTQLTFLVAIPKSMKLRLLPQSTNELPPLVQNGITQEAWVDNFDVSSVKPLKIKWKLNYMKSGCPAEETAVFTLPKV, encoded by the coding sequence ATGTCCAGCGGAATTTATTTATCTGATACTCCGATTAGAAGGGCCCAAGCCTCTGGGAGTCCTCTTCTAAGAAAGATCCAAAGAGCATGTAGAATGTCTCTTCCTGAACCAGATCTAGCTTTGAATTTAGATGTTGCCGattatattaatgaaaaacaGGGTGCTGCTCCAAGAGATGCTGCTATTGCCATCGTTAATCTAATCAACAATAGAGATGTGCATACTGCTATTTTTGCCTTGGCCTTATTAGACGTCCTAGTTAAGAATTGTGGATATCCATTCCATTTACAAATCTCAAGAAAGGAATTTTTGAACGAATTGGTCAAGAGGTTCCCTGAACATCCTCCTATGAGATATTCTAAAGTACATAGGTTGGTATTGACTGCTATCGAGGAATGGTATCAAACTATTTGTAAACATTCTAGTTATAAGGAAGATTTAGGTTACATTAGGGATATGAGaagattattgaaatataagGGCTATGCGTTCCCAAAGATCCAAGCTGAAGATTTGGCTGTTATGAGAGAAACtgatcaattgaaaactCCGAGtgaaattcaaaaagaacaagaaatcGCACAGGCCGCcaaattggaagaattaATTAGACGTGGTAAACCAGAGGATTTAAGGGAAGCtaataaattaatgaagatCATGGCTGGATTTAAAGAAGACAACGCAAGAAATGCTAAGCAAACCATTCAAActgaattaaataaattaaaacgTAAAGCTGatttattcaatgaaatgATGTCAACATCTGCATCGCCAGATGTAAGTAACGAAACTATTGAGGAATTATTTAGTGCACTAAAGGGTGCTCAACcaaaattccaaaagattattgaagaagaacatgATGACGATGCATTAGTTcaagatttattgaaattcaaCGATACTGTTAATCAACTGTTAGAAAAATATTCGCTGTTGAAAATCGGTAATTCTAGTGCTGCATCACAAATCCATCCTGTTGCAATTTCAAACACAGCATCTGACCAACAAACTAATTCCGGTGCATTGGCCCACGAAATAAATCTGTTAGATTTTGGTGACGACAACGATAACGCTACAAATTCAGGTTCTCCTGCAGTGCAAACTAATGCgatcaataataacacaAATAGCGCTCCAGTTGACGATTTATTAGGGGATTTGAATGACCTAACAATATCTACTCCTGCTCCATCTCAAAATTTTGGTGTAGGTGGTAGCATCTCATTGGGTGGTCCATCTCAACCAACCACCTCAACAACACCCGCTAACGCTAACTCTTTGGATTTACTCGGCGAATTGTCTACGACAACCTCCAATACTACAACTACGACTAACAATGCTAACGCAAATTCCTTAGATTTATTCGGTGATTCTACTACTATATCTCAGCAAGCACAATCAACAAGAATCTTGGTTCATCAATCCTCGACAGTTAAGATCGAATTCGAGCTAAGCAGAGAAACAAACACAACGATAAAACTAAAATCCTATTTCAGTAATacatcaacatcaaatCTAACTCAACTGACTTTCCTAGTGGCCATCCCCAAATCGATGAAATTACGGTTATTACCACAATCAACTAATGAATTACCACCTTTAGTTCAAAATGGTATCACACAAGAAGCATGGGTTGATAACTTTGATGTTAGCTCTGTTAAACCattgaaaattaaatggaaattaaattatatgaagTCAGGATGTCCAGCTGAAGAGACTGCAGTATTTACGTTACCTAAagtataa
- the EAF1 gene encoding Eaf1p (similar to Saccharomyces cerevisiae EAF1 (YDR359C); ancestral locus Anc_5.417), with amino-acid sequence MIAKSSSDLPAGTSSSDNNATTSEKNNVVIPPNNNKLLSSNIDKMINERNDRMVQLYCMSRLSDLLKINDRKEIHEQIDQFVSENNIRKGKKFQRHTLPRSSYLLQRKSISPENIVNKNNKSSRTPTPSPRAISPSALTKGNITGTNQKRQNKTLNNNNNKVGGSKSLTDLSYSKIDTHTDNNIPRTSSITIANHYVSSNNSTLKRPLQDELASTSKDEHLPPEKKLKSNLSTPISNNSNNNISSTPLTRPTPVKQELYYPGVNILPSIPTPVNSDNEFEIIPLLNDLMKLRKKQEKDKIMNDINHQRQQEKQKSLSDISSRNQVYLLMNETIPSKIPQALPLAELKYMAQTLPLINLIPRAHKALTTDIINDALNESRITVVGSRIEELRRLGLWSLRQPKKFIDSAMFNNQHTHHSTLLNEAKWMSTDFKESLNFKIAMSMVVAKAVQDYWKFGKIVCIKVKEPNYLMSININPDTVTTTVPTINDNDANLNNGNNSFVDDVSTASSNEKANDNTDDKTSNKEDITIERKAEDEKYIDISKLLERPDPSKEIVPVELPSISLEEYEQHLQDEFNKDSMKLILNSNNDPILSPLEKTLLKELPKYIGISDHELTSSQDSLPFTPISKALVTLDDEHFYKLIEKQVIDEEQSIAQLSKRRGMFYGNRRSHYLRPPPVPSLRYLQNRTPTIWLPEDDQELVRNINSYGYNWELISSHMISDRPSQSFMSNMERRTPWQCFERFVQLNEKLNFNDLKGPRAHAAQQWLMEAHKFQQAQNRRISPLGVGPDSIQRGHKRLRWASMFDSMKKIIKKRENAPKPNATQPRKPLDCKNMKVPTPAEMSELKAQRDDALRRDIQLRRTAKNRIQQKQIQAAAAAAQIASSPGALPTSSQNQKSNRSSTSTGRARSSTPKQVQSSSSLPNNVFNNNNNNIDVNGTNAVKRSLNHITQSNSNLSLSLPSPPKQPTASNAGPTPSSSGRVYTAREVIETYMRKIMAQKPDISPKMAMKAAENYYNTLKEQKQLQQQHQLQQQLQSQSPTPSHAVTTLSSAPHPQQQFPNGNGSNLGSMPNVNNVSSKIKSPTPQEILERSQQQKQEPSQSQPQPPSQPQSQSQIETLQGP; translated from the coding sequence ATGATCGCTAAATCTAGTTCGGATCTACCCGCCGGCACCAGCAGTAGTGACAATAACGCTACGACTAGTGAGAAGAATAACGTTGTCATACCTcccaataataacaaattGCTATCGTctaatattgataaaatgATAAATGAGAGAAATGACAGGATGGTCCAATTATATTGCATGTCAAGATTAAGCGACCTTTTAAAGATCAATgatagaaaagaaatacatgaacaaattgatcaattcgtttctgaaaataatataaggAAGGGTAAAAAGTTTCAAAGGCATACGTTACCAAGATCTTCATATCTCttacaaagaaaatcaatttcacCAGAAAATATTGTAAATAAGAACAATAAATCATCCCGAACGCCGACTCCTTCTCCTAGAGCAATATCTCCATCTGCTCTAACAAAAGGTAATATTACGGGTACTAATCaaaaaagacaaaataaaacccttaataataacaataataaagttGGAGGTAGTAAATCTTTAACTGACTTATCATATTCGAAAATAGACACTCATacagataataatattccaagGACATCGTCAATAACCATTGCTAACCATTACGTTTCTTCTAACAATTCAACCTTGAAAAGACCTTTGCAAGATGAGCTTGCAAGCACTTCCAAAGATGAACACCTACCGccagaaaagaaattaaaatctAATCTTTCTACTCCTATTTCCaacaatagtaataataatatatcaagTACTCCTCTAACAAGACCTACCCCAGTGAAGCAAGAATTATACTATCCAGGTGTTAATATATTACCTTCTATACCAACTCCAGTCAACtcagataatgaatttgaaattattccacttttaaatgatttaatgaaaCTAAGAAAAAAGCAAGAAAAGGATAAAATTATGAATGatataaatcatcaaaggcaacaagaaaaacaaaaatcatTATCGGATATTAGCTCAAGGAACCAAGTATATTTACTAATGAATGAAACAATACCATCGAAAATACCGCAAGCTTTACCATTGGCagaattaaaatatatggCTCAAACATTACCATTAATTAATCTAATCCCAAGAGCTCATAAAGCTTTAACTACAGATATCATCAATGATGCATTAAATGAGTCAAGAATTACGGTGGTCGGttcaagaattgaagaattaagaAGATTGGGTCTTTGGTCACTACGACAGCCTaagaaatttattgattccGCAATGTTTAATAATCAACATACCCACCATTCAACATTGCTCAATGAAGCGAAATGGATGAGTACAGATTTTAAagaatctttaaattttaaaattgcAATGTCGATGGTGGTGGCAAAAGCTGTACAAGATTATTGGAAATTTGGTAAGATAGTTTGTATCAAAGTTAAAGAGCCAAATTATCTTATGTCTATAAATATTAATCCTGATACTGTTACAACGACTGTTCCTACTATTAACGATAATGATGCAAACTTGAATAATGGAAACAATTCTTTTGTCGATGATGTATCCACAGCATCCTCTAACGAGAAAGCCAACGATAATACCGATGACAAAACTTCGAATAAGGAGGATATAACAATTGAGCGTAAAGCggaagatgaaaaatatattgatatttcaaAGTTACTAGAAAGACCAGATCCATCAAAGGAAATTGTCCCAGTTGAGTTACCCTCAAtatcattagaagaatACGAACAACATCTCcaagatgaatttaataaggattcaatgaaattaatcCTAAACTCAAATAACGATCCGATCTTGTCTCCATTAGAAAAAACACTATTAAAGGAATTACCCAAGTATATCGGTATCAGTGACCATGAACTAACCAGTAGCCAAGACTCTTTACCATTCACCCCAATTTCGAAAGCTTTAGTTacattagatgatgaacaTTTCTATAAGttaattgaaaaacaagtaattgatgaagaacaaTCCATTGCTCAATTAAGTAAAAGAAGAGGTATGTTTTACGGTAATAGAAGAAGTCATTATTTGAGGCCTCCACCGGTACCTTCATTACGTTATTTACAAAATCGAACTCCAACTATTTGGTTACCAGAAGATGATCAAGAATTAGTTAGAAATATAAATTCATATGGTTATAATTGGGAACTAATTAGCTCTCATATGATCAGTGATAGACCAAGCCAAAGTTTTATGTCGAATATGGAAAGAAGAACTCCTTGGCaatgttttgaaagattcgtccaattgaatgaaaaattgaattttaatgatttgaaagGGCCAAGAGCTCATGCAGCACAACAGTGGCTGATGGAAGCTCATAAATTTCAACAAGCCCAAAATAGGAGAATCTCACCACTTGGTGTTGGACCAGATTCGATACAAAGAGGACATAAAAGATTACGTTGGGCAAGTATGTTTGATtcgatgaagaaaataattaaGAAGCGGGAGAATGCACCCAAACCAAACGCAACACAACCAAGAAAACCACTCGATTGTAAGAATATGAAAGTTCCTACTCCAGCAGAAATGTCAGAACTAAAAGCTCAACGTGACGATGCGTTGAGAAGAGACATTCAGTTAAGAAGAACAGCAAAGAATAGAATACAACAGAAGCAAATACAAGCTGCTGCTGCCGCTGCGCAAATTGCATCTTCGCCTGGTGCTTTACCAACTTCCTCGCAAAACCAAAAATCTAATAGGTCGTCCACATCCACTGGTAGAGCAAGATCAAGTACACCTAAGCAAGTTCAGTCCTCTTCGTCCTTACCAAACAACGtctttaataataacaataataatatagatGTGAATGGAACTAATGCCGTAAAGAGATCACTGAATCATATTACTCAATCTAATTCAAATCTTTCATTGTCCTTGCCATCGCCTCCCAAACAACCTACTGCTTCAAATGCGGGCCCAACTCCTTCTTCATCAGGTAGAGTCTATACAGCAAGAGAAGTTATTGAAACATACATGAGGAAGATTATGGCTCAAAAACCAGACATCTCTCCCAAAATGGCCATGAAAGCGGcagaaaattattacaacACTTTGAAAGAGCAAAAGCAACTGCAGCAACAACATCAGTTGCAACAACAGCTGCAGTCTCAGTCTCCTACTCCCTCACATGCAGTAACTACTTTATCTTCTGCGCCACACCCTCAGCAACAGTTTCCAAATGGTAACGGTAGTAATCTGGGCTCCATGCCAAACGTGAATAACGTATCTTCAAAGATAAAATCACCAACGCCGCAAGAAATCTTGGAAAGAtctcaacaacaaaaacagGAGCCATCTCAATCTCAACCTCAACCTCCATCTCAACCTCAATCTCAATCTCAAATTGAAACTCTTCAGGGACCATAA